From one Flavobacterium sp. N502536 genomic stretch:
- a CDS encoding GSCFA domain-containing protein, whose translation MQFRTQIPISKTNNPIDYTSKVMAIGSCFAENMAEKFDYFKFQNATNPFGIIFNPVSIEKIISRVVKQEAYTEKDVFFHNERWHCFEVHSDLSHSDRQELLETLNKTVSETARQLQEASHIIITYGTSWVYRNLESDQIVANCHKVPQKQFAKELLSVDVIQKSIQNTIDLIQVLNPNVNFVFTVSPVRHIKDGFAENQLSKAHLFAGLHHNLQATIYNQKPGYFPSYEIMMDELRDYRFYAEDMLHPNAVAIDYIWQRFSENYIAENSISTMKEVDEIQKSLRHRSFNPESEQHQKFLAKLHQKAERLNAKFSHIRF comes from the coding sequence ATGCAATTCAGAACCCAAATTCCAATTTCTAAAACCAATAATCCAATCGATTATACTTCGAAAGTAATGGCGATAGGGTCTTGCTTTGCAGAGAATATGGCGGAGAAATTTGATTACTTCAAGTTTCAAAATGCCACAAATCCGTTTGGGATTATCTTTAATCCGGTTTCAATTGAGAAGATAATCAGCCGGGTAGTAAAACAGGAAGCATACACCGAAAAAGATGTTTTTTTTCATAACGAACGCTGGCATTGTTTTGAGGTACATTCGGATTTAAGCCATTCGGACCGACAGGAATTACTGGAAACCTTAAACAAAACCGTTTCAGAAACGGCCAGACAACTACAGGAAGCGTCACATATCATTATCACCTACGGAACTTCGTGGGTTTACCGGAATTTAGAAAGCGATCAGATTGTGGCCAATTGCCATAAAGTACCTCAAAAACAATTCGCAAAAGAGCTGCTATCGGTTGACGTAATTCAAAAAAGCATCCAGAATACAATAGATTTGATTCAGGTTTTAAATCCGAATGTAAATTTCGTTTTTACCGTTTCTCCTGTCCGACATATCAAAGATGGTTTTGCCGAAAATCAACTGAGCAAAGCACATTTATTTGCAGGACTTCACCACAATCTGCAAGCTACAATTTACAATCAAAAACCAGGATATTTTCCGTCTTACGAAATTATGATGGACGAACTTCGGGATTATCGTTTTTATGCCGAAGATATGCTGCATCCCAACGCTGTAGCAATTGATTATATCTGGCAGCGATTCAGCGAAAATTATATTGCCGAAAACAGTATTTCGACCATGAAAGAGGTAGATGAAATTCAGAAAAGCCTGCGTCATCGAAGCTTCAATCCCGAGTCTGAACAACATCAGAAATTCTTAGCCAAACTGCATCAAAAAGCAGAACGTCTGAATGCTAAATTTTCTCATATCAGGTTTTAA
- a CDS encoding ABC transporter ATP-binding protein, translated as MKLLYSYIIKHKMLLFFALVMASINICFSLSDSIITGKLMQDCGVGLHKYAGNEIGFIKSLSFWLGLSLGAAMVSRITKNFQDYFTNVVIQRTGAQMYTDGIKKSLDLPFAEFEDQRSGETLSKLTKVRSDSEKLITLSISLIFQTVIGFVFVIVYVARIDYRISLIFLVTAPIIALVSSYLGKKIKVVSKKIVNQTNALAGSTTESLRNIELVKSLGLTYQEEKRLNLNTFKILQLELQKIRFIRSLSFIQGTTVHFLRTCVVFTLYYFLFGNKIIVGDLLTMVFFTFFIFGPLQELGNFIIALNETKVSMENFKTLLSAPKEFRPKNPKHVGAIQSLLFSNVSFQHKTAKFKAVENINFDIKQGQTVAFVGPSGSGKTTLVKLLVGLYTPAEGQVFYNDIDSTEIDLLDLRKQLGFVTQDAQLFSGTIRENLLFVRPNATDEDLYDALKRASCEKLLQRAEDGLNTTIGEGGIKVSGGEKQRLSIARAILRNPNLLIFDEATSALDSITEEEINTTIRNISDKNRITVLIAHRLSTVMHADKIFVLEQGKIIEQGKHEDLIFEKGLYYAMWRQQIGERK; from the coding sequence ATGAAATTATTGTATTCTTATATAATCAAACACAAAATGCTCTTGTTTTTTGCTTTGGTTATGGCTTCTATTAACATCTGTTTTAGCTTGTCAGACTCTATTATTACGGGTAAACTTATGCAGGATTGCGGTGTTGGTTTACACAAATATGCCGGAAACGAAATTGGTTTTATCAAATCGCTGTCGTTCTGGCTCGGGCTTTCTCTTGGTGCTGCGATGGTTTCCAGAATTACCAAAAACTTTCAGGACTATTTTACGAATGTCGTGATTCAGCGCACCGGAGCGCAAATGTATACGGATGGAATTAAAAAATCACTCGATCTGCCGTTTGCTGAATTTGAAGATCAGCGAAGTGGTGAAACTTTGAGCAAATTAACCAAAGTTCGCTCTGATTCTGAGAAGTTAATTACACTGTCAATCTCTTTAATTTTTCAAACTGTCATTGGTTTTGTATTCGTGATTGTTTATGTCGCCCGAATCGATTATCGTATTTCGCTTATCTTTTTGGTTACGGCTCCAATTATTGCCTTGGTAAGTTCGTACTTAGGTAAAAAGATAAAAGTTGTTTCTAAAAAAATCGTAAATCAAACCAATGCTCTGGCGGGTTCGACAACCGAAAGTTTAAGAAACATTGAATTGGTAAAAAGTCTTGGATTAACGTATCAGGAAGAAAAACGTCTTAACCTGAACACCTTTAAAATTCTGCAACTCGAACTTCAGAAAATCCGTTTTATCAGAAGTTTGAGTTTTATACAGGGTACAACAGTTCATTTTTTAAGAACCTGCGTGGTCTTTACGTTGTATTATTTCTTGTTTGGAAATAAAATTATTGTAGGTGATTTATTGACGATGGTGTTTTTTACCTTCTTTATTTTTGGGCCTTTACAAGAACTAGGGAATTTTATTATCGCACTGAACGAAACAAAGGTTTCAATGGAAAATTTCAAAACCTTATTGAGTGCTCCGAAAGAATTTCGTCCAAAAAATCCTAAACACGTTGGAGCAATCCAGTCCCTGCTTTTCTCTAATGTGAGTTTTCAGCACAAAACAGCCAAATTTAAAGCCGTAGAAAATATTAATTTCGATATCAAACAAGGTCAGACCGTTGCTTTTGTGGGGCCATCAGGATCAGGGAAAACCACTTTGGTAAAATTACTGGTTGGATTGTACACGCCCGCTGAAGGTCAGGTATTTTACAACGACATTGATTCGACAGAAATTGATTTGCTGGATCTACGAAAGCAATTAGGATTTGTTACTCAGGACGCGCAACTGTTCTCGGGAACAATTCGGGAGAATTTATTATTCGTAAGACCTAATGCAACCGACGAAGACTTATACGACGCATTAAAAAGAGCGAGCTGTGAAAAACTGCTGCAACGTGCCGAAGACGGCCTAAATACCACAATTGGTGAAGGCGGAATCAAAGTTTCCGGTGGGGAAAAACAACGTTTATCGATTGCCCGCGCTATATTAAGAAATCCGAATTTATTGATTTTTGATGAAGCTACTTCTGCTTTAGACTCTATTACCGAAGAAGAAATCAATACCACAATTCGTAATATATCAGACAAAAACAGAATCACAGTTTTAATTGCGCATCGTTTATCAACCGTAATGCATGCGGATAAGATTTTTGTTCTGGAACAAGGAAAAATCATCGAACAGGGAAAACACGAAGATTTAATTTTTGAAAAAGGATTGTATTATGCGATGTGGCGCCAGCAGATAGGTGAACGTAAATAA